A single Vigna radiata var. radiata cultivar VC1973A chromosome 8, Vradiata_ver6, whole genome shotgun sequence DNA region contains:
- the LOC106772549 gene encoding gibberellin receptor GID1B isoform X1: MTGTDEVNLSESKSVVPLNTWVLISNFKLAYNLLRRADGTFNRELAEFLDRKVPANAIPVDGVFSFDHVDRNTGLFNRVYQVAPQKETRCNIIELEKPLSTTEIVPVIIFFHGGSFSHSSANSAIYDTFCRRLVNLCKAVVVSVNYRRSPEHRYPCAYDDGWAALKWVKSRKWLQCGKDSKVHVYLAGDSSGGNIAHHVAVRAAEEDIEVLGNILLHPLFGGEKRTESEKKLDGKYFVRLQDRDWYWRAFLPEGADRDHPACNPFGPKGKNLAGLKLPKSLVCVAGLDLLQDWQLEYVEGLKNCGQDVKLLYLKEATIGFYFLPNNDHFYILMEEIKNFVNSNC, translated from the exons ATGACTGGCACTGATGAAGTCAACCTCAGTGAATCTAAG AGTGTTGTTCCACTCAATACTTGGGTGCTTATCTCCAATTTCAAGCTTGCTTACAATCTACTAAGACGTGCTGATGGAACGTTCAATCGAGAGTTGGCGGAATTCCTCGACCGCAAGGTCCCGGCCAACGCAATTCCTGTTGATGGGGTATTCTCTTTTGATCATGTTGATAGAAACACCGGCCTATTCAATAGGGTGTATCAAGTAGCTCCTCAAAAGGAGACTAGGTGCAACATAATAGAGCTGGAGAAGCCCCTGAGCACCACAGAGATCGTTCCTGTTATAAttttcttccatggtggaagcTTCTCTCATTCATCTGCTAACAGTGCTATCTATGACACTTTCTGTCGCCGCCTTGTGAACCTTTGCAAGGCTGTGGTGGTTTCTGTAAACTACAGGCGATCACCAGAGCATCGTTATCCATGTGCCTATGATGATGGCTGGGCAGCCCTCAAGTGGGTTAAGTCCAGGAAATGGCTTCAGTGTGGAAAGGATTCCAAGGTTCATGTGTACTTGGCCGGTGATAGTTCTGGTGGTAACATTGCTCATCATGTGGCTGTGAGAGCTGCTGAAGAAGATATTGAAGTACTGGGCAATATTCTTCTCCACCCACTGTTTGGTGGGGAGAAGCGAACTGAGTCAGAGAAGAAACTGGATGGGAAGTACTTTGTGAGGCTGCAAGACCGTGATTGGTATTGGAGAGCTTTTCTTCCAGAAGGAGCAGATAGAGATCATCCAGCTTGTAACCCCTTTGGTCCCAAGGGTAAAAATCTTGCAGGTCTCAAGTTGCCCAAAAGTCTTGTTTGTGTGGCTGGTTTGGATCTTCTCCAAGATTGGCAATTGGAATATGTGGAAGGTCTGAAGAATTGTGGCCAAGATGTCAAACTTCTTTACCTTAAGGAGGCAACTATCGGTTTCTACTTCTTGCCTAATAATGATCATTTCTATATCCTCATGGAGGAGATAAAGAACTTCGTCAATTCTAACTGTTAA
- the LOC106772549 gene encoding gibberellin receptor GID1B isoform X2 yields MTGTDEVNLSESKSVVPLNTWVLISNFKLAYNLLRRADGTFNRELAEFLDRKVPANAIPVDGVFSFDHVDRNTGLFNRVYQVAPQKETRCNIIELEKPLSTTEIVPVIIFFHGGSFSHSSANSAIYDTFCRRLVNLCKAVVVSVNYRRSPEHRYPCAYDDGWAALKWVKSRKWLQCGKDSKVHVYLAGDSSGGNIAHHVAVRAAEEDIEVLGNILLHPLFGGEKRTESEKKLDGKYFVRLQDRDWYWRAFLPEGADRDHPACNPFGPKGKNLAGLKLPKSLVCVAGLDLLQDWQLEYVEGLKNCGQDVKLLYLKEDPIHN; encoded by the exons ATGACTGGCACTGATGAAGTCAACCTCAGTGAATCTAAG AGTGTTGTTCCACTCAATACTTGGGTGCTTATCTCCAATTTCAAGCTTGCTTACAATCTACTAAGACGTGCTGATGGAACGTTCAATCGAGAGTTGGCGGAATTCCTCGACCGCAAGGTCCCGGCCAACGCAATTCCTGTTGATGGGGTATTCTCTTTTGATCATGTTGATAGAAACACCGGCCTATTCAATAGGGTGTATCAAGTAGCTCCTCAAAAGGAGACTAGGTGCAACATAATAGAGCTGGAGAAGCCCCTGAGCACCACAGAGATCGTTCCTGTTATAAttttcttccatggtggaagcTTCTCTCATTCATCTGCTAACAGTGCTATCTATGACACTTTCTGTCGCCGCCTTGTGAACCTTTGCAAGGCTGTGGTGGTTTCTGTAAACTACAGGCGATCACCAGAGCATCGTTATCCATGTGCCTATGATGATGGCTGGGCAGCCCTCAAGTGGGTTAAGTCCAGGAAATGGCTTCAGTGTGGAAAGGATTCCAAGGTTCATGTGTACTTGGCCGGTGATAGTTCTGGTGGTAACATTGCTCATCATGTGGCTGTGAGAGCTGCTGAAGAAGATATTGAAGTACTGGGCAATATTCTTCTCCACCCACTGTTTGGTGGGGAGAAGCGAACTGAGTCAGAGAAGAAACTGGATGGGAAGTACTTTGTGAGGCTGCAAGACCGTGATTGGTATTGGAGAGCTTTTCTTCCAGAAGGAGCAGATAGAGATCATCCAGCTTGTAACCCCTTTGGTCCCAAGGGTAAAAATCTTGCAGGTCTCAAGTTGCCCAAAAGTCTTGTTTGTGTGGCTGGTTTGGATCTTCTCCAAGATTGGCAATTGGAATATGTGGAAGGTCTGAAGAATTGTGGCCAAGATGTCAAACTTCTTTACCTTAAGGAG GATCCCATACATAACTAA